One window from the genome of Nicotiana sylvestris chromosome 9, ASM39365v2, whole genome shotgun sequence encodes:
- the LOC104229960 gene encoding protein LIGHT-DEPENDENT SHORT HYPOCOTYLS 3-like codes for MDSNNNSSSHLNNSNNSNITITSSSSTSSSTSSRYENQKRRDWNTFGQYLKNHRPPLALSRCSGAHVLEFLRYLDQFGKTKIHTPICPFYGHPNPPAPCPCPLRQAWGSLDALIGRLRAAYEENGGKPETNPFGARAVRLYLREVRDLQSKARGVSYEKKKRKRPPPLQQLPIPPPPSSGDQT; via the coding sequence ATGGATTCTAATAATAACAGCAGCAGCCACCtgaacaatagcaacaacagtaATATTACTATTACGTCATCTTCTTCAACATCGTCATCGACCTCAAGCCGATACGAGAACCAAAAGCGTCGAGACTGGAACACTTTCGGCCAGTACCTTAAAAACCACAGGCCTCCACTTGCCCTCTCCCGCTGCAGCGGCGCTCACGTGCTCGAATTCCTTCGTTACCTTGATCAATTTGGTAAGACCAAAATTCACACCCCGATTTGTCCGTTTTACGGTCACCCGAATCCTCCAGCACCATGTCCCTGTCCACTTAGGCAAGCTTGGGGCAGTCTTGATGCTCTTATTGGACGTCTTAGAGCTGCTTATGAAGAAAATGGAGGAAAACCTGAAACAAACCCTTTTGGTGCTCGTGCTGTGAGACTTTACCTTCGTGAAGTTCGTGATTTGCAGTCAAAAGCTAGAGGAGTTAGCTacgagaagaagaaaaggaaacgCCCTCCACCGCTGCAACAGTTACCTATTCCGCCACCGCCATCATCAGGTGATCAAACTTAA